In Brassica napus cultivar Da-Ae chromosome A3, Da-Ae, whole genome shotgun sequence, the sequence CAATTATGTCAGCCAGTACCTGCATGTACCAAATGCAGAGATTAACACTTAAAAGAAAAGAACTACAAAAGGGATAAAATAgcatacaaaataaataacagtAGTTTTCTAGCCAATAACACCACTTTAAAGAAATGATTGTTCGAAAAAGTTTCTTCACAAGTATTACAATACAAAGAAATTAATGAAGCAGGATAATTTATATGATCATTCCAAAAGATATGTCTAAAGTGACATGGCTATGGATAGCATCGAGTTGGGATCTCACTTTGAAGAGTAAAGCTCGATGTCTGCAGAGTCCAACAGAGAGGCTACCTATAGGAACCACCACTTTAAAGCATTCTTTTAGACCATTAATGCACTCCTTCCACATGGGAACCAACTCATCTTCCCCCATGATAACTGGACCTCTGAAGGAGGTGAGAATTACAGATTACCGACAACATGATAAGTCAGAggaagaaataaaattattacttCAAAAAGATTGTGCGAGTACAAACCCCATACGGTTGCAGATAAGTTTTGCCAGCTGATCAACAACCTCCTTTGTGGTTATGCAGCTACAAGATATGTCGTGGACTCTATTGTGAAGTTCCTTGAAGGCTGGATCACTACGCCGATCGACTAAGATAGCTTCAAGCGAAGAGTCAGCACCGGAGTCAACAGCTCTCAATGATCCAATCGAAGGAATGCGGCCACTTTCATGTAGATCAATGCATAAGGTCCAAATATATGGATCCAGACCATCAATCATATAAAATCCATCAGGGACTTTATCATAGTACGATAAGCATCCATTGACCTGATGCAGTACATAAAACAGTCATATTCTGCAATGCATCTAAGACACTATATTCCATCTgttactatttttcttttttcactaTCAGTCAACTCAGGAACTGTTAACAAACTAAAACGAACTGCTCATTTAGGGAGTAAGGAAATCAGCTGCATACACCACAGCAGGTCTAGCTTTAAGGGCATCTCCATCCCCAGTTCCTACTCCACTTTTTACTCTACAATAGAGTGGGAAAtggagtaatgaacaaaaaataaaagattactccatttatagagtaagagcatctccaaccccactccataTTCTACcccaaaatagaaaaaatggaGTGTCAAAtggagtaatgaacaaaaaataaaaggattactccataaatggagtaatccttttattttttgttcattactccaTTTCCTACTCCATTTTCTcaattttggagtaaaaaatgaAGTGGGATTGGAGATGTCCtaatgcttttattttttgtttattactcTATTTCTCACTCTATTTGGAGTAAAATATGGAGTGGGGATGGAGATGCTAATGGGTTTTACAGCTTCATTTATGAGCTCTCTACTAAGCAATTTAGATCTAATGTCCAACACAAATGACAACAAGTATTTCACTACCCAATCCATCACTTGTTTGCATAGAGACTCGTACTGACCAACTCATCCCAAAATACACATTGATAAACTCAACCTCTAAACCTTCAACAACTCCTGAAGCATCTGATGGCATTAACAATAACACCTAAGACATTTAAAACTAAAGAATTCTATTTCTCCCAGATCTCTTTTACAATACCAAACAAGAGAACCATATCTCTATAACAAGTTCGTAAAACAAAGCTAAACATAAAGGAATAATATGCAATTAAACCAATACCCAGAAGCGATGTGAAACGGTTTCAGCTGAGCTAGGCGAAGTCCTTAAAGCAGACTCATCAGGCACAGGATCCAGAAAGTTCGGATCGTCAGCACAAGTAGCCTCAGAGGAAAGCCGCAACGCCAAAGCAAGCTGCAGCTGATAACTCTCCTCCGTCTGCTGCGCCCAGCTCTTCCCAGACGCCGACCCCGCACCCTCCCCCGCCGCCATCTGAATCCTCAAatcccctcctcctcctcctccaccgccgCCGCCGAACCCCACATCCAGAGGAAACCCCGCAGATTCGATCTCGCTACTCCCCGCCGCAGCAGGGACATAGTAATCCCCGGATaacgagctctcaccgaagctgcTCCCGCTCGACTGCCTCTGCAGCCCGAGAGGGGAAGCGTACATGTTCCCAGCCCCGCGATTCGGATCCCAATCGAATCCGCCTTTAGATTTCCCGTTGCTCCCGCCGCCGCTACGATTCTCGCTGGAGAAGGAGTCATAGTGAGGGGGAGGAGCTCCGGTGACGGAGACGGAGACCTGATCGTCGGGGAATTGGGTGAGGAGAGTGTAGTTGGATCTTCTACCGGGCATTTCCATTCGCGATCTAGAGATGAGATCTCAAAGCCCTAGGAAACCGCCATTGTTGTTGGGCGAGAGCTAGCTTAGCCacttgtttctctctctctctccctctctagtttttcattttttttcaccTTTTTAAAATTCTCTTCCAGTTATCAGAGGAAACTGTTGGTACgcttttgttgatagattctTGATAGTCCTCTTTTTATGTCCCTCTTTTTTGTGAAATTTCTGaattttaattcattatttttaattttatgtatttttaatttaatttctgatttttaatttagtttttgaattttttatttaatttgctgaaatttttgtttggttttctatttttatatttaatttctagattttttttattaaataattatcttTGAAAAAATCACATCCATCTTGTCATTTTTATATGATGAACAAGTTAATTAGATTGAAAGTTTTTTATAATACAAAcgttattttgaaaattaaaagtaatagttaaaaaaattgaaaatagtgtattttcagaatttttatgCGATTTTTCATGTGGATTTTTTGtccaaaaaataatgaatttggtttaacaatttgttttttttttctaccgATCAGGACTAGTTTGAGAAGTTATGTAAATGGGGTACaattgtactttttatttatctgtaaattatattctttgtttaaatttattttaatttacgTGATCTTTGTTGCAAACTAGAACGTAATATTCTATACCTTTTTGACCAAAAGTAATATTCTACTCACACAATTAATTTGGTATTAGTTGGTGGAATGCAACTGTAGTTGTGAACTTGTGatatataaggaaaaaaataaaatgtaccAAAGTAGTGCTAATATTGGATATACATAATACTAAATTACTAAGTCTTTTGAAGGCTTTTCTCGTGCAAACATGCCTTCTGAGATTTTAAGATAGTAGCCCAAAGGCGATCAATCAAATGTAGTAGCCCTATGGGCCCCGAAAGAGGGCCTGGTATAATTATTTGGTTTACATTGTGCTTCCGTATTAATAGCTACCAAAAGAATACAAGTATCGTCTAGCAGGTTTGCCCGAGTGGTTAAGGGGGAAGACTTAAGTTCTTCTGCACATAAGTGCGCGTGGGTTCGAACCCCACAGCCTgcatcttttgtttttgttaatgtGTACATGTCCAATGAAAAAGAGAGTGCAAAGATCATTTGTCTACAGATTGGTTTGCTCTGATCCTCCGGTTgaaacctttgtatcaaaactAGGTCTACCGCGTCCTTATTCATACAATATGATGATTTCAATACAAAGAAAATGGAATTAAGATATTTTCTGCCTTGCCATAAGCCAATAACTCTATTGCTTTTGAGAAATCTGAAAGTATTCTTATCTTCAACACTACACACCATCATCAATTCTCTCTATTCACACCAACaagaattttaaaaagagaagccaaatgaaaaaaaaaaaaaaaaaggagtaaaTCATCCTCTTATTCTCgagaaaactcattttttttccttcaagaGTTAGGCACAATCGTCCCAATTTGCCCTAATCCCGCAATGAAGAACGCGATTGCTTGCGCGAAAAGGTATAGGTAATAATGATTCTTCCCAAAGAACACGTCATAACATCCCACAAAGAACAAATACATTCCTACGCCAAGTTCCAACACATGAATCCTGCCAAAAGACACCAAGAAAATAGTATTAGAATGAAACGAAACTGCAAGAGATTTAAGTATTTGGTTTGCTTTTACATGGGAGAAGTTTTTACCTATCTCCGAATCTAAAACGAAGCTTCTTTAGAGTCTTGGTTGCGGATTTAGCCTTAAGATCTCCTAGTTTCTCAGTAACAATCCACTCGTTAACTCTACCACCTTCGAGTAAACCGATGAATGTAGCTTTTGTTCTGTGGAGAGACATCACGTTCTCGAATAGAATCCAAAACACCATAAGATGCAATGACCTATAATAAGACATATGTAAGCAACAATTAGAGGCCAAATGAGACGTCGCTTGAGCAGCAAGAAACTCTTGGAATATTATTTTTACCTTGGTGTACCGACGGCGTTAAGCAGAGTAATGATGGAAGGAATGTAAACCGCTCCCCATTTCGGTACGGTTACTTCCGGTACAAGAACCGTAGCCGGTAAGACCACACAATAAAAGATGAAGGTAACAATGTGTGCCACGATCTTTCTGACCACGAAGAAGCTATATATCACATGAACTTTCTTCCATAATGTCACGTTCTGCCAATAAGAAGACCGAAGTTTTTATTCCGGGGCACAAGAGAAGGCTTGATATGTTTAATTAGTAGTTTGAACCTTTGTTAACCATGTAAGTTCCGGTTAACTGACCGGTTCGATTTAGTGTGGAGGGAGATAGAAAGAGTTAAAAACCTTGTTGGTCATGATTTCGAGTGCCATTTTCCTGAAAAGATTTGCTGGACCACATGACCACCTATGCTGTTGATACCTATACGCCTTGAATGTACTTGGCAACTCGTTTTTAacctataaattttaaaaaccatatatatcaattaaactgcttgtgtttcaaaaaaaaaaaaaaaaaaaaatcaattaaactgCTTACTTAGCCACAAATTGACACATATACACATTGTTAGAtagtaaaatgtatatatacctTCAAGGAGCCAAGGTACAAAAATTTCCAACCCTTGAGACTAGCTCGAACGGCCAAATCCATATCTTCCACGGTCGTTCTATCTTTCCAACCACCAGCTTCGCTTAATGCCGATATTCTCCATATTCCGGCAGTTCCTAATATTATTGTAACCAAATATTATGACATTGTAATAAGTTAAAgacagacaaaaaaaattcaatgaagataaaaaaaataccgTTGAAACCGAAGAAGGCGTAAGTAGAAGAACCAACTTCTTGTTCGACCGTAAAATGATAATCCAAAGACATTTCTTGCATCCTTGTCATCAAACATTCATCCGAATTTACTGCAATATTAGAAAAAATAGAGTTGAATAAtggaattttaattaataagtaTTTTGCATATTACACAATCAATTAATGTGGCATTGATGAAGACATTAAAAACCAATTGGTGACATTTAGATCAATGTTTTCAATTATCAAATCTTAGACAGCTCAGGCGTCCAATTAGATTTCAACATTAATTTTGTCAATTTAGCTCACATGATCTATGCTACTATGTTTTAGTATAGTATTTGTTCTTGTCTACAAGTATaactaatcaaataaaataaaactggtTTCAATAATTGGTCGTATCAGATTTGCAATTaagaaaataccaaaaaacaaagtctacttaaaaaaaaagtgagtgGTGAGAATGAGAGTGACAGAGACTAGTAGAAGAGAGACCAAGTAGGTTCCACGTTGTTGCACATGGAAGATGACTATTCTCGGCATACTATTTTTACAATATCACAAAACAAGCCCCCATGGACCTACACTTCCCATTATGTTCTCTGCACTCATTATGGGACACGACGACGAGGCCAGTGAAGCAACACCACTAAATCTACTCTCTAATTTGAtcataaaacatatttattgtTGTTGGTTTTCTGAATTTTAATATGTCGAGTTGTCGACTAATGTTTGGTTGCtgcaaaaattaagaaattaacGAAGAAAATCTGCTTCTTGTTCGAAGAAAATACTTCAGTTTCAACTGTGTTAAATACTACTCTTTCCGTTccacaaatatagaatttttagtattttcatacatattaaattatcataataaatatattatttttataatttttaattttcaataactttgaaCTAATAGcaattcaataaagtcaatttttttttttttaagtttacaattttttcataaaaaatacaaaaatacatttttgtgaaataatttgtttttctaaaaaatctatcttaaacCAACCGAGGGGGTATATGTGGGGCAGCTTTTTGAACGCCAGAAGTTATAGATTCACTGGTGGAAAATCTATTTTTACTAACTCTTGCAGACATACCAAATACAAAGgacaaaaaatgaaatatgGCAGTAGTTAGAAATTGATTTTGCCCTTATTATATGCTTTCTAGATCATTTAAAGTATTAATTGTTAATAAAAGTGTTTTTAGTTTATAGTTGAAGAAAGTGGTTCCACATTTTAAAGCTAAAGCACAAAGTAATGAGTAATGACGAACATAATCGATATCTCAACATCAAGATCCGCTATGTAGGTCTTTACTTGGGACCTAGCAATAAAACACCCACCGACACTTCTGTTAATGTAACTAAAACTTTCTTTATGCAAACATAatcttatttattaaataattaaaacctCATAATCATATCATGTCATAATCATATCGTGTGTTATTGTTTTATGGTGTTTTATAATATGTTCCTAAGTTCTTACAAGGTTTCATTTGTATTTAAATCTAACTATAGGTATTAGTTTAATTCGAACCATCTCCACAATAGTCGTCCATTTAAAATGTCATCAATtcacaatcaacacacatagtATGTCTAAATTAACTAATGTGCATTGATCACATGATTCTGTAATTATTATTAGTATTCGATTTGAGTATAATTGCAAAAGGTTGTACAGTTTAAAGTACTTAGCCTAAAAAGGGAGTagtaattgaaatttttttaaaaaagaatatcAAACCCGTCTCTAACTTTCTAACTAAGCAGTAATTAGATTAGCCATTATCAATCATGtgacaagaaaatgttaaaataataaacagaattttttaaaaaattaccgAATTTCCAGCGAGCTTGAACTAAAGCAAGCTTAGGGTTATGGAGGAGGAACGGTACGGTTCTCCAGAGATAATCCGGTTCAGGCTGAAAATCAGCGTCGAAGATTGCAACGTAATCACAGCTTTTGACATAACTCTTCTTCATACCTTCTTTCAAAGCTCCAGCTTTGTACCCGTTTCTGTTATCTCTTATCTCATACTTTATGTTTATTCCTTTACTCGCCCACCTGCTACACTCCTTCTCCACTAGATCCTGCCCAAACATCAAGAACAAGAATAAACTTGTAACTCTTCGAAAAACCCACGTCGAAAAATTAAATCTTTGGGGAAAAAAGAAGCTTACTTTGATCGTTGGATCAGTGGAATCATCAAGAACTTGAATAACGATTCTATCAGACGGCCATGAGAGCCCACAAGCAGCTCCAATAGAAAGCTGATAAACCTACATTGACACcatttaaacaatcaaattacaACATACCAAGCtctaaaaacaaaacagagtatGAAACAGAGCATGAAACA encodes:
- the LOC106428522 gene encoding glucomannan 4-beta-mannosyltransferase 9; protein product: MELGDSSAVIPDSFMGYRDDITMQMTMILDQIRAPLIVPVLRLAVYICLTMSVMLFVERVYMGIVISLVKLFGRKPEKRFKWEPMKDDIEHGNSVYPMVLVQIPMYNEREVYQLSIGAACGLSWPSDRIVIQVLDDSTDPTIKDLVEKECSRWASKGINIKYEIRDNRNGYKAGALKEGMKKSYVKSCDYVAIFDADFQPEPDYLWRTVPFLLHNPKLALVQARWKFVNSDECLMTRMQEMSLDYHFTVEQEVGSSTYAFFGFNGTAGIWRISALSEAGGWKDRTTVEDMDLAVRASLKGWKFLYLGSLKVKNELPSTFKAYRYQQHRWSCGPANLFRKMALEIMTNKNVTLWKKVHVIYSFFVVRKIVAHIVTFIFYCVVLPATVLVPEVTVPKWGAVYIPSIITLLNAVGTPRSLHLMVFWILFENVMSLHRTKATFIGLLEGGRVNEWIVTEKLGDLKAKSATKTLKKLRFRFGDRIHVLELGVGMYLFFVGCYDVFFGKNHYYLYLFAQAIAFFIAGLGQIGTIVPNS